In Polypterus senegalus isolate Bchr_013 chromosome 12, ASM1683550v1, whole genome shotgun sequence, the following are encoded in one genomic region:
- the LOC120541129 gene encoding cytochrome P450 4F3 isoform X1: MNNPLEFLVGGSPHDVRTVRTLLVTAALLLISTLVLKACFKFAVALWRYVLNAQRLKCFPQPPCRNLLLGHLGLMKNNEEGFQKVDELVRRYVHVCSWWFGPFQALVRLFHPDFIKPALLAPASISVKDEIFYGFLRPWLGDGLLLSIGDRWTWHRRLLTPAFHFDILKHYAHIFNKSTDVMHRKWCRLLDEGKESLEMFEQLSLMTFDSLLKCTFSYDSNCQERPSEYITAIYELSALVVKREYTLLHHFDFIYRHTRDGRRFQELCDFVHNFTSNIVEHRKTQLLQLSSTGQLHPKKGKTTDFIDVLLLTKDEDGKGLTAADIKAHADTFMFAGHDTTASALCWILYNLAQHPDYQEKCRSEINELLEGRDTPEIEWDDLSQMPFTTMCIKESLRLHPPVTALTRRFTEDLKVPGDRVIPKGNICLISIYGTHHNPAVWPNPEVYNPYRFDPENSQGRSSHAFIPFSAGPRNCIGQNFAMSEIKVVLALTLHRFRVIPTCTEVRRKNQLILRAEGGLWLKFEPLVKL; encoded by the exons ATGAACAACCCCCTGGAGTTCCTGGTGGGGGGCTCACCCCACGACGTCAGGACGGTGCGGACGCTGCTGGTCACCGCTGCTCTCCTGCTCATCTCCACTCTGGTCCTGAAGGCCTGCTTCAAGTTCGCGGTGGCCCTGTGGAGATATGTCCTCAATGCCCAGCGCCTCAAGTGCTTTCCACAGCCACCGTGCAGAAACTTGCTGCTGGGGCACCTCGGCCTG ATGAAAAACAACGAGGAAGGATTTCAGAAAGTGGACGAGTTAGTCAGGAGATACGTGCACGTCTGCTCCTGGTGGTTCGGCCCTTTCCAGGCACTCGTGCGTCTTTTCCATCCCGACTTCATCAAACCGGCGCTGCTGGCCCCAG ccTCCATTTCTGTGAAAGATGAAATTTTCTACGGATTTCTGCGCCCGTGGCTTG GAGACGGCTTGTTACTGAGCATTGGGGACCGATGGACGTGGCATCGCCGGCTGCTGACTCCAGCTTTCCATTTTGACATCCTCAAGCACTATGCTCACATTTTCAATAAGTCGACGGACGTCATGCAC AGAAAGTGGTGTCGCCTGCTGGATGAGGGAAAGGAGTCGTTGGAGATGTTTGAGCAGCTGAGCCTGATGACCTTTGACAGCCTCCTCAAGTGCACCTTCAGCTACGACAGCAACTGCCAGGA GAGGCCAAGCGAGTACATCACGGCCATCTACGAGCTGAGCGCCCTGGTGGTCAAACGGGAATACACCCTCCTGCATCACTTTGACTTCATCTACCGGCACACGCGGGACGGCCGCCGCTTTCAGGAGCTTTGTGACTTTGTTCACAATTTCACCTCTAACATCGTCGAGCACCGGAAGACACAGCTGCTGCAGCTCAGCTCGACTGGACAGTTGCACCCCAAGAAGGGCAAAACGACGGACTTTATCGATGTGCTTCTGCTCACTAAG GACGAAGATGGGAAGGGTCTCACTGCTGCAGACATCAAAGCACACGCCGATACCTTCATGTTTGCAG gcCATGACACCACAGCCAGTGCCCTCTGCTGGATTCTTTACAATCTGGCACAGCATCCAGATTACCAAGAGAAGTGCCGGAGTGAGATTAACGAGCTCCTGGAGGGCCGGGACACACCTGAGATCGAATG GGATGACCTCAGCCAGATGCCGTTCACAACCATGTGCATTAAGGAGAGCTTGCGGCTGCACCCTCCAGTAACGGCCCTGACCCGCCGCTTCACTGAAGACTTGAAAgtgcccggagatcgggtcatccCAAAGG GCAACATCTGCTTGATCAGCATTTATGGGACTCACCACAATCCAGCCGTGTGGCCAAATCCAGAG GTCTACAACCCGTACCGATTTGATCCTGAAAACTCCCAAGGAAGATCATCTCACGCCTTCATCCCCTTCTCAGCAGGGCCAAG aaactGCATAGGACAAAACTTTGCCATGTCAGAAATTAAAGTGGTGCTGGCGCTGACCCTGCATCGATTCCGAGTCATCCCGACTTGCACCGAGGTCCGCCGTAAAAATCAGCTCATTCTGAGGGCAGAAGGCGGGTTGTGGCTCAAGTTTGAGCCCCTCGTGAAGCTATGA
- the LOC120541129 gene encoding cytochrome P450 4F3 isoform X2: MNNPLEFLVGGSPHDVRTVRTLLVTAALLLISTLVLKACFKFAVALWRYVLNAQRLKCFPQPPCRNLLLGHLGLMKNNEEGFQKVDELVRRYVHVCSWWFGPFQALVRLFHPDFIKPALLAPGDGLLLSIGDRWTWHRRLLTPAFHFDILKHYAHIFNKSTDVMHRKWCRLLDEGKESLEMFEQLSLMTFDSLLKCTFSYDSNCQERPSEYITAIYELSALVVKREYTLLHHFDFIYRHTRDGRRFQELCDFVHNFTSNIVEHRKTQLLQLSSTGQLHPKKGKTTDFIDVLLLTKDEDGKGLTAADIKAHADTFMFAGHDTTASALCWILYNLAQHPDYQEKCRSEINELLEGRDTPEIEWDDLSQMPFTTMCIKESLRLHPPVTALTRRFTEDLKVPGDRVIPKGNICLISIYGTHHNPAVWPNPEVYNPYRFDPENSQGRSSHAFIPFSAGPRNCIGQNFAMSEIKVVLALTLHRFRVIPTCTEVRRKNQLILRAEGGLWLKFEPLVKL, translated from the exons ATGAACAACCCCCTGGAGTTCCTGGTGGGGGGCTCACCCCACGACGTCAGGACGGTGCGGACGCTGCTGGTCACCGCTGCTCTCCTGCTCATCTCCACTCTGGTCCTGAAGGCCTGCTTCAAGTTCGCGGTGGCCCTGTGGAGATATGTCCTCAATGCCCAGCGCCTCAAGTGCTTTCCACAGCCACCGTGCAGAAACTTGCTGCTGGGGCACCTCGGCCTG ATGAAAAACAACGAGGAAGGATTTCAGAAAGTGGACGAGTTAGTCAGGAGATACGTGCACGTCTGCTCCTGGTGGTTCGGCCCTTTCCAGGCACTCGTGCGTCTTTTCCATCCCGACTTCATCAAACCGGCGCTGCTGGCCCCAG GAGACGGCTTGTTACTGAGCATTGGGGACCGATGGACGTGGCATCGCCGGCTGCTGACTCCAGCTTTCCATTTTGACATCCTCAAGCACTATGCTCACATTTTCAATAAGTCGACGGACGTCATGCAC AGAAAGTGGTGTCGCCTGCTGGATGAGGGAAAGGAGTCGTTGGAGATGTTTGAGCAGCTGAGCCTGATGACCTTTGACAGCCTCCTCAAGTGCACCTTCAGCTACGACAGCAACTGCCAGGA GAGGCCAAGCGAGTACATCACGGCCATCTACGAGCTGAGCGCCCTGGTGGTCAAACGGGAATACACCCTCCTGCATCACTTTGACTTCATCTACCGGCACACGCGGGACGGCCGCCGCTTTCAGGAGCTTTGTGACTTTGTTCACAATTTCACCTCTAACATCGTCGAGCACCGGAAGACACAGCTGCTGCAGCTCAGCTCGACTGGACAGTTGCACCCCAAGAAGGGCAAAACGACGGACTTTATCGATGTGCTTCTGCTCACTAAG GACGAAGATGGGAAGGGTCTCACTGCTGCAGACATCAAAGCACACGCCGATACCTTCATGTTTGCAG gcCATGACACCACAGCCAGTGCCCTCTGCTGGATTCTTTACAATCTGGCACAGCATCCAGATTACCAAGAGAAGTGCCGGAGTGAGATTAACGAGCTCCTGGAGGGCCGGGACACACCTGAGATCGAATG GGATGACCTCAGCCAGATGCCGTTCACAACCATGTGCATTAAGGAGAGCTTGCGGCTGCACCCTCCAGTAACGGCCCTGACCCGCCGCTTCACTGAAGACTTGAAAgtgcccggagatcgggtcatccCAAAGG GCAACATCTGCTTGATCAGCATTTATGGGACTCACCACAATCCAGCCGTGTGGCCAAATCCAGAG GTCTACAACCCGTACCGATTTGATCCTGAAAACTCCCAAGGAAGATCATCTCACGCCTTCATCCCCTTCTCAGCAGGGCCAAG aaactGCATAGGACAAAACTTTGCCATGTCAGAAATTAAAGTGGTGCTGGCGCTGACCCTGCATCGATTCCGAGTCATCCCGACTTGCACCGAGGTCCGCCGTAAAAATCAGCTCATTCTGAGGGCAGAAGGCGGGTTGTGGCTCAAGTTTGAGCCCCTCGTGAAGCTATGA
- the LOC120541129 gene encoding cytochrome P450 4F3 isoform X3, translating into MKNNEEGFQKVDELVRRYVHVCSWWFGPFQALVRLFHPDFIKPALLAPASISVKDEIFYGFLRPWLGDGLLLSIGDRWTWHRRLLTPAFHFDILKHYAHIFNKSTDVMHRKWCRLLDEGKESLEMFEQLSLMTFDSLLKCTFSYDSNCQERPSEYITAIYELSALVVKREYTLLHHFDFIYRHTRDGRRFQELCDFVHNFTSNIVEHRKTQLLQLSSTGQLHPKKGKTTDFIDVLLLTKDEDGKGLTAADIKAHADTFMFAGHDTTASALCWILYNLAQHPDYQEKCRSEINELLEGRDTPEIEWDDLSQMPFTTMCIKESLRLHPPVTALTRRFTEDLKVPGDRVIPKGNICLISIYGTHHNPAVWPNPEVYNPYRFDPENSQGRSSHAFIPFSAGPRNCIGQNFAMSEIKVVLALTLHRFRVIPTCTEVRRKNQLILRAEGGLWLKFEPLVKL; encoded by the exons ATGAAAAACAACGAGGAAGGATTTCAGAAAGTGGACGAGTTAGTCAGGAGATACGTGCACGTCTGCTCCTGGTGGTTCGGCCCTTTCCAGGCACTCGTGCGTCTTTTCCATCCCGACTTCATCAAACCGGCGCTGCTGGCCCCAG ccTCCATTTCTGTGAAAGATGAAATTTTCTACGGATTTCTGCGCCCGTGGCTTG GAGACGGCTTGTTACTGAGCATTGGGGACCGATGGACGTGGCATCGCCGGCTGCTGACTCCAGCTTTCCATTTTGACATCCTCAAGCACTATGCTCACATTTTCAATAAGTCGACGGACGTCATGCAC AGAAAGTGGTGTCGCCTGCTGGATGAGGGAAAGGAGTCGTTGGAGATGTTTGAGCAGCTGAGCCTGATGACCTTTGACAGCCTCCTCAAGTGCACCTTCAGCTACGACAGCAACTGCCAGGA GAGGCCAAGCGAGTACATCACGGCCATCTACGAGCTGAGCGCCCTGGTGGTCAAACGGGAATACACCCTCCTGCATCACTTTGACTTCATCTACCGGCACACGCGGGACGGCCGCCGCTTTCAGGAGCTTTGTGACTTTGTTCACAATTTCACCTCTAACATCGTCGAGCACCGGAAGACACAGCTGCTGCAGCTCAGCTCGACTGGACAGTTGCACCCCAAGAAGGGCAAAACGACGGACTTTATCGATGTGCTTCTGCTCACTAAG GACGAAGATGGGAAGGGTCTCACTGCTGCAGACATCAAAGCACACGCCGATACCTTCATGTTTGCAG gcCATGACACCACAGCCAGTGCCCTCTGCTGGATTCTTTACAATCTGGCACAGCATCCAGATTACCAAGAGAAGTGCCGGAGTGAGATTAACGAGCTCCTGGAGGGCCGGGACACACCTGAGATCGAATG GGATGACCTCAGCCAGATGCCGTTCACAACCATGTGCATTAAGGAGAGCTTGCGGCTGCACCCTCCAGTAACGGCCCTGACCCGCCGCTTCACTGAAGACTTGAAAgtgcccggagatcgggtcatccCAAAGG GCAACATCTGCTTGATCAGCATTTATGGGACTCACCACAATCCAGCCGTGTGGCCAAATCCAGAG GTCTACAACCCGTACCGATTTGATCCTGAAAACTCCCAAGGAAGATCATCTCACGCCTTCATCCCCTTCTCAGCAGGGCCAAG aaactGCATAGGACAAAACTTTGCCATGTCAGAAATTAAAGTGGTGCTGGCGCTGACCCTGCATCGATTCCGAGTCATCCCGACTTGCACCGAGGTCCGCCGTAAAAATCAGCTCATTCTGAGGGCAGAAGGCGGGTTGTGGCTCAAGTTTGAGCCCCTCGTGAAGCTATGA